A section of the Arcobacter roscoffensis genome encodes:
- the uraD gene encoding 2-oxo-4-hydroxy-4-carboxy-5-ureidoimidazoline decarboxylase has product MIKPHTLANKNKELFLDTFKDVYEHSAWIIKDSYEIAKANELYDDVQKFHILLSQIVLNSTKSQQDLLIKAHPMLAKEKLAFKELTLNSQNEQKSASLDSCSKDELEKFTSLNTKYFEKFGFPFIMAIKNKSKEEILESFERRIKNTKEQEHEESLNQINQIALLRIKDIYEK; this is encoded by the coding sequence ATGATTAAACCTCATACTTTAGCAAATAAAAATAAAGAACTTTTTCTTGATACTTTCAAGGATGTTTACGAGCATTCAGCTTGGATTATAAAGGACTCTTATGAAATTGCAAAGGCAAATGAATTATATGATGATGTACAAAAGTTTCATATTCTTCTTTCTCAAATAGTTTTAAACTCTACAAAGAGTCAACAAGACTTACTAATAAAAGCTCACCCTATGTTAGCAAAAGAGAAATTAGCTTTTAAAGAGCTAACACTAAACTCTCAAAATGAACAAAAGTCAGCAAGTTTGGATTCATGTAGCAAGGATGAACTTGAGAAGTTTACAAGCTTAAATACAAAATATTTTGAGAAATTTGGCTTTCCTTTTATTATGGCAATTAAAAATAAATCAAAAGAAGAGATTTTAGAAAGTTTTGAAAGAAGAATTAAAAATACAAAAGAGCAAGAGCATGAGGAATCTTTAAATCAAATCAATCAAATTGCTCTTTTAAGAATAAAGGATATTTATGAAAAATAG
- the alc gene encoding allantoicase — MKNSIDNLANVASYDLGSRVIYSSDEFFAQANRMLEDTDAVFKDEYDDNGHWMDGWETRRRRNDGNDYCIIKLAEISTIDNFLVDTSFFKGNFPPAVSIKGCFSKNGNDEEFISNQDTQEWFELLEQSDLQGDNQELFTCISQKQVSHLKVDIYPDGGIARLRAYGSIVFNEKLFKEDNINVISAKTGAKAVSTNNEFFGKLKNILKDSKALNMGDGWETRRRREPGYDWGIIELGNSAVVDNIMIDTNFFKGNYPDSFSICSAYLPNTTPSSVITQSIFWEDLISSQKLQMNKEHYFDKSFLLHNKPITHIRINIFPDGGVSRLKLFGKFVKEEV, encoded by the coding sequence ATGAAAAATAGTATTGATAACCTAGCAAATGTTGCAAGTTATGATTTAGGTTCAAGGGTTATTTACTCAAGTGATGAGTTTTTTGCACAAGCAAATAGAATGCTAGAAGACACAGATGCTGTTTTTAAAGATGAGTATGATGATAATGGTCATTGGATGGACGGTTGGGAAACTAGAAGAAGAAGAAATGATGGAAATGACTACTGTATCATCAAGCTTGCAGAAATCTCAACAATCGATAACTTCTTAGTAGATACAAGCTTTTTTAAAGGAAATTTCCCCCCAGCTGTTTCAATAAAAGGGTGTTTTAGTAAAAATGGAAATGATGAAGAGTTTATCTCAAATCAAGATACACAAGAATGGTTTGAATTATTAGAACAATCAGACTTACAAGGGGATAATCAAGAATTATTTACTTGTATTTCACAAAAGCAAGTAAGTCATTTAAAAGTTGATATTTATCCTGATGGTGGTATTGCAAGACTTAGAGCTTATGGTTCTATAGTTTTTAATGAAAAGCTTTTTAAAGAAGACAATATAAATGTTATAAGTGCAAAAACTGGTGCAAAAGCAGTTTCTACAAACAATGAGTTTTTTGGAAAACTAAAAAACATCCTAAAAGATAGTAAAGCTTTAAATATGGGTGATGGTTGGGAGACTAGAAGAAGAAGAGAACCTGGTTATGACTGGGGAATTATAGAGTTAGGAAATAGTGCAGTTGTTGATAATATCATGATTGATACTAATTTCTTCAAAGGAAATTATCCTGACTCATTTAGTATTTGTAGTGCTTATTTGCCAAATACTACACCAAGTAGTGTAATTACTCAAAGTATATTTTGGGAAGATTTGATCTCTTCACAAAAACTACAAATGAACAAAGAACACTATTTTGATAAGAGTTTCTTGCTTCATAATAAACCAATAACACATATTAGAATAAATATTTTTCCAGATGGTGGAGTTTCTAGACTTAAACTTTTTGGAAAATTTGTAAAAGAAGAAGTATAG
- a CDS encoding ureidoglycolate lyase, producing the protein MKLSLKPQALTQESFSAYGKVLSTKDSKSKIINNGFAKKHYELCLMDANEKNGVSTLHIYIAKKREFPLSINMLEKHPFFSQTFMPRSEKPFLLVVALGEDKPDLSTIKAFVTDGSQGVHYDRGIWHFPLISLEDNEEFIVIDRSDKGLTQSKIEECIEFDFINENITLERT; encoded by the coding sequence ATGAAGCTTAGTTTAAAACCACAAGCTTTAACACAGGAGAGCTTTAGTGCTTATGGAAAGGTATTAAGTACAAAAGACTCAAAAAGCAAAATCATAAATAATGGCTTTGCAAAAAAGCATTATGAACTTTGTTTGATGGATGCAAATGAGAAAAATGGTGTTTCAACACTACATATTTATATTGCAAAGAAAAGAGAGTTTCCTTTAAGTATAAATATGCTTGAAAAGCATCCATTTTTTTCTCAAACCTTTATGCCAAGAAGTGAAAAACCTTTTTTACTTGTGGTTGCATTAGGCGAAGATAAACCTGATTTATCAACAATTAAAGCTTTTGTAACAGATGGAAGTCAAGGGGTACATTATGACAGAGGTATTTGGCATTTTCCTTTGATTAGTTTAGAAGACAATGAAGAGTTTATAGTAATAGATAGAAGTGATAAAGGTTTGACTCAAAGTAAAATTGAAGAGTGTATAGAGTTTGATTTTATTAATGAGAATATCACTTTAGAAAGGACATAA
- a CDS encoding urate hydroxylase PuuD — MEAYILDWLNTMIRFAHFITGIAWIGASFYFNWLENNLNRQAGQKEGIAGHLWAVHGGGFYYLEKYKSYPNELPKELHWFKWEAYFTLITGFALLVVIYYYNANSYLLLPNSSISAITGIALSFFGLVLGWLIYDSLTKTALVNKQNIIALIMLGVVALFALFYQQFFTPRAVFIQIGAMIGTIMVLNVFFVIIPSQKQLVKACVDKADIGNDLVFKGYIRSRNNNYFTLPVLFIMLSGHFPMFYSNVNPALMLVLIFITTVLIRHYFNLKGEGKKGTSLVLALVVILTASVFYALMPQKRVLSENAKVVEYEKIATIIEKRCATCHSSNPRDESFSVAPSGFILDTKEQIINAKDAIYSRTIASASMPLANKTNMTDEERTNLANWLISLSKEK; from the coding sequence GTGGAAGCATATATATTAGACTGGCTAAATACAATGATTAGGTTTGCCCATTTCATAACAGGAATTGCATGGATTGGAGCCTCATTTTATTTTAACTGGTTAGAGAATAATTTAAATAGACAAGCAGGTCAAAAAGAAGGAATTGCAGGTCATTTATGGGCTGTTCATGGTGGAGGTTTTTACTATTTAGAAAAGTATAAATCTTATCCAAATGAACTTCCAAAAGAGTTACATTGGTTTAAATGGGAAGCTTATTTTACCTTAATAACAGGATTTGCTTTATTAGTAGTGATTTATTATTACAACGCAAACTCATATTTATTATTGCCAAATAGTTCAATCTCTGCAATAACAGGAATTGCACTAAGTTTTTTTGGTTTGGTTTTAGGCTGGTTGATTTATGATAGTTTGACAAAAACAGCATTAGTTAATAAGCAAAATATTATTGCTTTAATTATGCTAGGTGTTGTGGCACTTTTTGCTTTATTTTATCAGCAGTTTTTTACACCAAGAGCTGTGTTTATTCAGATTGGAGCAATGATAGGAACTATTATGGTTCTAAATGTATTTTTTGTAATTATTCCTTCTCAAAAACAACTAGTTAAAGCCTGTGTAGATAAAGCAGATATTGGAAATGATTTGGTTTTCAAGGGATATATTAGATCAAGAAACAATAACTATTTTACTTTACCTGTACTATTTATTATGTTAAGCGGACACTTTCCAATGTTTTATTCAAATGTAAATCCAGCTTTGATGTTGGTTTTAATTTTCATAACAACAGTATTAATTAGACACTACTTTAACTTAAAAGGTGAAGGTAAAAAAGGAACTTCTTTAGTTTTAGCCTTAGTTGTTATTTTAACAGCTAGTGTATTTTATGCACTTATGCCTCAAAAAAGAGTTTTAAGTGAGAATGCAAAAGTAGTAGAGTATGAAAAAATCGCAACTATTATAGAAAAAAGATGTGCAACATGTCACTCTTCAAACCCAAGAGATGAGAGTTTTAGTGTAGCACCATCAGGTTTTATTCTTGATACAAAAGAGCAGATTATAAATGCTAAAGATGCAATTTATTCAAGAACAATCGCAAGTGCTTCAATGCCTTTAGCAAATAAAACAAATATGACAGATGAAGAGAGAACAAATCTTGCAAATTGGCTTATCTCTTTATCAAAGGAAAAATAA
- the uraH gene encoding hydroxyisourate hydrolase — MKKLSTHVLDTTLGKPAENVKIELFKLEDENKKLLKTVFTNSDGRVNEPILKDEELEKATYEFVFYTASYFKENGIKSTFLEDVVIRFCIDLKEDNYHVPLLLSPYGYSTYKGS, encoded by the coding sequence ATGAAAAAATTAAGTACACATGTTTTAGATACAACATTAGGTAAGCCAGCAGAAAATGTAAAAATTGAACTTTTTAAGCTTGAAGATGAAAACAAAAAGCTTTTAAAAACAGTTTTTACAAATAGTGATGGAAGAGTTAATGAGCCTATTTTAAAAGATGAAGAACTAGAAAAAGCAACTTATGAGTTTGTATTTTATACAGCATCTTATTTTAAAGAAAATGGTATCAAATCTACATTTTTAGAAGATGTAGTAATTAGATTTTGTATTGATTTAAAAGAGGATAATTATCATGTTCCTCTTTTATTATCACCTTATGGCTACTCAACATATAAGGGTAGTTAA
- a CDS encoding outer membrane protein OmpK — protein MKKIIALTLGINLSLFAFSSTSLSVLNGKFDGNSAVYDTNEGKNKTTVTFETLTKGKMGDVFFFADYAQASSGQLYNKDNKSWIYAELAPRLSLSYLTDKDLSNSFVKDYFIASQYNYGSNSDFKAGLLGVGADLNVPGFDFFQANLYYRNVDLTIKAKDYDRNTYQVTTVYGKKFKDYGISFKGFVDLTGYNLGTQNQLLYDLFEIEGKAVQVGVEHLYYYEFKNDFTSSNPHVKTSALQAMIKFSW, from the coding sequence ATGAAAAAAATTATAGCGTTAACATTAGGAATCAATTTATCTTTATTTGCATTTAGTTCAACAAGTTTATCAGTATTAAATGGAAAATTTGATGGAAATAGTGCAGTTTACGATACAAACGAAGGTAAAAATAAAACAACAGTTACATTTGAGACTTTAACAAAAGGAAAAATGGGTGATGTCTTTTTCTTTGCCGATTATGCACAAGCAAGTAGTGGACAGTTATATAACAAGGATAATAAATCATGGATTTATGCTGAGCTTGCACCAAGATTGAGTTTAAGTTACTTAACAGACAAAGATTTATCAAACTCATTTGTAAAAGATTATTTTATCGCGTCACAGTATAACTATGGAAGTAATTCTGATTTTAAAGCAGGTTTACTTGGAGTTGGAGCTGACTTAAATGTTCCTGGATTCGATTTCTTTCAAGCAAATCTTTATTATAGAAATGTAGATCTAACAATCAAAGCAAAAGATTATGATAGAAATACTTATCAAGTAACAACAGTTTATGGGAAAAAGTTTAAGGATTATGGAATATCTTTTAAAGGTTTTGTGGATTTAACAGGATATAACCTAGGAACTCAAAACCAACTTTTATATGATTTATTTGAAATTGAAGGAAAAGCTGTACAAGTTGGAGTTGAACACTTATACTACTATGAATTCAAAAACGATTTTACATCAAGTAACCCTCATGTAAAAACTAGTGCTTTACAAGCAATGATTAAATTTTCTTGGTAA
- a CDS encoding uracil-xanthine permease family protein, producing MSNDKELIYKLDDNPSARESFFAAIQHVLASFIGIITPTLIIGGVLGLGSEIPYLISMALMVSGVGTIIQAKKPMGIGTGMICVQGTSFAFLSSVLAAGFIAKANGGGPDDILAMIFGVCVLGAFIEIGLSQVLSKLKRIITPLVTGTVITIIGISLIKVGFTDLAGGKWLMTNKPEFFASFENLFLGFIVMLTIIIANKSPNQWVRLSSIILGMLVGFVIAMFMGKVNFASITQVESVISIPIPFKYGFDFDIAAFIPIALIYLITAIESSGDITANCMISKQDIKGKSYLERIKGGVLADGVNSLIAGVFNTFPNTTFSQNNGVIQLTGIASRFIGVWIGAILIILGLFPHIGAAFRAIPNSVLGGATIIMFATVAIAGIKILSQVNLNRRNMLILAISFGMGLGVLLVPEIVNTVAANVGGDLGKIIKSVFGSSITAGGITAILASLFISKAEDVQELPSEEPIKQDFATPASAAI from the coding sequence ATGAGTAATGATAAAGAATTAATTTATAAACTTGATGATAATCCCTCCGCAAGGGAGTCTTTTTTTGCAGCAATACAACATGTATTAGCTAGTTTTATTGGAATTATTACCCCTACTTTAATTATAGGAGGGGTACTTGGATTAGGAAGTGAAATCCCTTATTTAATCTCTATGGCACTTATGGTTTCAGGAGTTGGTACTATTATTCAAGCCAAAAAACCAATGGGAATTGGTACAGGTATGATATGTGTACAAGGTACAAGTTTTGCTTTTTTAAGTTCAGTATTAGCAGCAGGATTTATAGCTAAAGCAAATGGTGGTGGCCCTGATGATATTTTAGCAATGATATTTGGTGTATGTGTTTTAGGTGCATTTATTGAAATAGGACTTAGCCAAGTTTTATCAAAATTAAAAAGAATAATCACTCCTTTAGTTACAGGTACAGTTATTACTATTATTGGTATTAGTTTAATCAAAGTAGGATTTACAGACTTAGCAGGTGGAAAATGGCTTATGACAAATAAACCTGAATTTTTTGCAAGTTTTGAGAATCTATTTTTAGGATTTATTGTAATGCTTACAATAATTATTGCAAATAAATCACCAAACCAATGGGTTAGATTATCTTCGATTATTCTAGGTATGTTAGTTGGTTTTGTAATTGCCATGTTTATGGGAAAAGTAAATTTTGCTTCAATTACTCAAGTTGAATCAGTTATTAGTATACCAATTCCATTTAAATATGGTTTTGATTTTGATATTGCTGCTTTTATACCAATTGCATTGATTTATTTAATTACTGCTATTGAATCATCAGGAGATATTACAGCAAACTGTATGATTTCAAAACAAGATATAAAAGGAAAGTCTTATTTAGAAAGAATAAAAGGTGGAGTTTTAGCTGATGGTGTTAACTCACTAATTGCAGGAGTATTTAATACTTTTCCAAATACTACTTTTAGTCAAAATAATGGAGTTATTCAGTTAACTGGAATTGCAAGTAGATTTATTGGTGTATGGATTGGAGCAATTTTAATTATTCTTGGATTGTTTCCTCATATTGGTGCGGCTTTTAGAGCTATACCAAACTCTGTTTTAGGAGGTGCAACTATTATTATGTTTGCAACTGTTGCAATAGCTGGAATAAAAATTTTATCTCAGGTAAATCTAAATAGAAGAAATATGCTGATTCTAGCTATCTCTTTTGGTATGGGTTTAGGGGTTTTATTAGTTCCTGAAATCGTAAATACAGTAGCTGCTAATGTGGGTGGAGATTTAGGAAAAATTATCAAAAGTGTATTTGGTTCTTCTATTACAGCAGGTGGTATCACCGCTATTTTGGCTTCACTATTTATCTCAAAAGCAGAAGATGTACAAGAATTACCAAGTGAAGAACCTATAAAACAAGATTTTGCAACACCAGCTAGTGCAGCTATCTGA
- a CDS encoding 8-oxoguanine deaminase, with protein sequence MGVKIWIKQPLAIYATNAENGLVVQDDKIIELVPKGATPLNLIDEVFDASQLVVTPGLINTHHHFYQTLTRAYPTALNKELFPWLLSLYDVWENLDEQMIYHSTKLALSELLLSGCTTASDHHYVFPKRLENAIDIQVQVAKELGIRTVFTRGSMSLGRDDGGLPPQSVVQDEQTIIDDSIRLIKAYHDENEGAMSQIALAPCSPFSVSTQLMKESAKLSEEYNVCLHTHLAETIDEEKFCLEKFGMRTVDYLEHTNWLHDKTWLAHGIHFNDEEISRLGKANVGITHCPTSNMMLASGICKTLELEEAGAIVGLGVDGSASNDGSNMIQEVRMAMYLQRLKYGSTKITHQKALSWATKGSASLLRRDDLGEIKVGKQADIAFFKLDEIQFSGSHDPLAALLLCGARKANAVMVAGKFRVLDSKIVDMDIEEIISNHKKQAKKLAV encoded by the coding sequence ATGGGAGTGAAAATTTGGATAAAGCAGCCTTTAGCTATATACGCAACTAATGCCGAAAATGGTTTAGTAGTACAAGATGATAAAATTATAGAATTAGTACCAAAAGGTGCTACTCCTTTAAATCTAATTGATGAGGTATTTGATGCCTCACAATTAGTAGTAACTCCTGGTTTAATAAATACTCATCATCACTTTTATCAAACTTTGACAAGGGCATATCCAACAGCTTTAAATAAAGAGCTATTCCCTTGGCTTTTATCTTTATATGATGTTTGGGAAAATCTTGATGAACAGATGATTTATCACTCTACAAAACTTGCTTTAAGTGAGCTTTTGCTTTCAGGTTGTACTACTGCTAGTGATCATCATTATGTATTTCCTAAAAGATTAGAAAATGCCATTGACATTCAAGTTCAAGTTGCAAAAGAGCTTGGAATAAGAACAGTTTTCACAAGAGGTTCTATGAGTTTAGGAAGAGATGATGGTGGCTTACCTCCTCAAAGTGTAGTTCAAGATGAACAAACAATAATTGATGACTCAATTAGACTAATCAAAGCTTATCATGATGAAAATGAAGGTGCTATGAGCCAAATTGCTTTAGCCCCTTGTTCTCCTTTTTCTGTATCAACACAGCTTATGAAAGAGAGTGCAAAATTATCAGAAGAATATAATGTTTGTCTACATACTCATTTAGCTGAAACAATTGATGAAGAAAAGTTTTGTTTAGAAAAGTTTGGTATGAGAACTGTTGATTATTTAGAGCATACAAATTGGTTACATGATAAAACATGGTTAGCCCATGGAATACACTTTAATGATGAAGAGATTTCAAGACTTGGAAAAGCAAATGTTGGTATTACTCATTGTCCAACTTCAAATATGATGTTAGCTTCTGGAATTTGTAAGACTTTAGAACTTGAAGAAGCAGGGGCAATAGTAGGTTTAGGTGTTGATGGCTCTGCTTCAAATGATGGTTCAAATATGATTCAAGAAGTAAGAATGGCTATGTATCTTCAAAGATTGAAATATGGTTCTACAAAAATCACACATCAAAAGGCATTATCTTGGGCAACAAAAGGAAGTGCAAGTCTTTTAAGAAGAGATGACTTAGGTGAAATAAAAGTAGGTAAGCAAGCCGATATAGCATTTTTTAAACTTGATGAAATTCAGTTTTCAGGTTCTCATGATCCTTTGGCTGCCTTACTATTATGTGGAGCAAGAAAAGCAAATGCTGTTATGGTAGCAGGTAAGTTTAGAGTACTTGATTCAAAAATAGTTGATATGGATATAGAAGAGATTATCTCAAATCATAAAAAACAGGCTAAAAAATTAGCTGTGTGA
- a CDS encoding urease accessory protein UreD produces the protein MSIKFGFKEDVFSLDKLLLPSRYYYFNEDENYIKLLNIGEGIFPKDRIKLHVSLNKSNLVLTTESATKIYKSKKEYGINYINIKLQKSANLEFINDELILYEQSKYIQLFRLSFDENSTFFYTDILSRGRSYENFDFTSMLMKNSFYENNNLEYQEKFDVSGVQLKDYMKRKKSKQNFFAKIYIKTKNNEEFLNEVYKSGFESITYSSNQKMLIAVISHENMNSLRKEIFFIWSLYRKSLNKKEFNLGKQ, from the coding sequence ATGAGCATAAAGTTTGGTTTTAAAGAAGATGTATTTAGTTTAGATAAACTACTTTTACCGTCACGATATTACTATTTTAACGAAGATGAAAACTATATAAAACTTCTAAATATAGGTGAGGGAATATTTCCAAAAGATAGAATAAAACTTCATGTATCTTTGAATAAATCAAACTTAGTTCTTACAACTGAATCTGCAACTAAGATTTATAAATCAAAAAAAGAGTATGGAATCAACTATATCAATATCAAACTTCAAAAAAGCGCGAACTTGGAGTTTATAAATGATGAGTTGATTTTATATGAACAATCAAAATATATACAGCTTTTTAGACTAAGTTTTGATGAAAACTCTACATTTTTTTATACTGATATTTTGAGTCGTGGAAGAAGTTATGAGAACTTTGATTTTACTTCTATGCTTATGAAAAACTCTTTTTATGAAAACAATAACTTAGAGTATCAAGAAAAGTTTGATGTAAGTGGTGTTCAACTAAAAGATTATATGAAAAGAAAAAAGAGTAAACAAAACTTTTTTGCCAAAATTTATATTAAAACAAAAAACAATGAAGAGTTTTTAAATGAGGTTTATAAAAGTGGTTTTGAAAGTATAACTTACTCTTCAAATCAAAAAATGCTTATAGCTGTAATATCCCATGAAAATATGAACAGTTTAAGAAAAGAAATCTTTTTTATTTGGAGTTTATATAGAAAAAGTCTAAATAAAAAAGAGTTTAATCTAGGAAAACAATAA
- a CDS encoding urease subunit gamma yields the protein MFLTNRESEKLQIYTAAKLALERKDRGLKLNYPEAVAIITSYIIEGARDGKSVAQLMVDATKVLKQDDVIPEVASMISMVQVEATFDDGTKLVTVHNPIPTSKDIEVPGEYLVDDEELILNENAKITTIEVENKGDRPVQIGSHYHFFEVNKELDFERFEAYGKRLDVPAGTSVRFEPGSKKQVDLVAFTGKRYMSGFNGLVEGFLDDEETKEKAKKNLEKFLGECDEDK from the coding sequence GTGTTTCTTACAAATCGTGAATCAGAAAAACTGCAAATTTATACAGCAGCAAAATTAGCCCTTGAGAGAAAAGATAGAGGCTTAAAACTTAACTATCCTGAAGCTGTTGCTATTATCACTTCATATATCATAGAAGGTGCTAGAGATGGAAAAAGTGTAGCTCAACTTATGGTTGATGCAACTAAAGTTTTAAAACAAGATGATGTAATACCTGAAGTTGCTTCTATGATTTCTATGGTTCAAGTAGAAGCTACTTTTGATGATGGAACAAAACTAGTAACTGTTCATAATCCAATACCAACTTCAAAAGATATAGAAGTTCCAGGAGAGTATTTAGTAGATGATGAAGAACTTATATTAAATGAAAATGCCAAGATTACTACAATAGAAGTAGAAAACAAAGGGGATAGACCTGTTCAGATAGGTTCACACTATCACTTTTTTGAGGTAAATAAAGAGCTTGATTTTGAAAGATTTGAAGCTTATGGAAAAAGACTTGATGTACCTGCTGGAACATCTGTAAGGTTTGAGCCAGGTTCTAAAAAACAAGTTGATTTAGTTGCCTTTACTGGAAAAAGATATATGAGTGGTTTTAATGGTTTAGTGGAAGGCTTTTTAGATGATGAAGAAACTAAAGAAAAAGCTAAAAAAAATTTAGAGAAGTTTTTAGGAGAGTGTGATGAAGATAAGTAA
- the ureC gene encoding urease subunit alpha, with product MKISKQKYASMYGPTKGDRFRLADTSLIAKIEKDYTTYGEEVKFGGGKTIRDGMAQSPTATVTCDLIITNATIIDYTGIYKADIGIKDGLISAIGKAGNPNLCDGISEGLEIGANTEILSAEGKIITAGGIDSHIHFISPGQIDEALASGVTSMLGGGTGPNTGTNATTCTPGEWNISKMIQSVDDIPMNFGFMGKGNSSSYEALKMQIEAGAMGLKLHEDWGSTPKAIDTCLSVADDFDIQVAIHTDTLNESGFVDNTVDSFKNRTIHTFHSEGAGGGHAPDIMKVAGLANILPSSTNPTLPYTKNTIEEHLDMLMVCHHLSPKIPEDVSFAESRIRGNTIAAEDVLQDLGAISITSSDSQAMGRVGEVVIRTWQVADSMKKQRGALEGDDEKSDNERIKRYIAKYTINPAIACGIDEYVGSVEVGKMADLVLWNRAFFGVKPELVLKGGFIALAMMGDSNASIPTPEPNMYRPMFGSLGKASAKTSAIFTSKVASENLASKLGINKQVLSVKNTRNIGKKDMKLNDFIGEVEVDPETYDVRVDGKLIESNYVSEVPMAKKYFLF from the coding sequence ATGAAGATAAGTAAACAAAAATATGCTTCTATGTATGGTCCAACAAAGGGTGATAGATTTAGATTAGCTGATACTTCATTAATAGCAAAAATTGAAAAAGATTATACTACTTATGGTGAAGAGGTTAAGTTTGGTGGGGGAAAGACTATTAGGGATGGTATGGCTCAAAGCCCAACAGCAACTGTTACTTGTGATTTGATTATCACAAATGCTACTATTATTGATTATACAGGAATTTATAAAGCTGATATTGGAATAAAAGATGGCTTAATTAGTGCTATTGGAAAAGCAGGAAATCCAAATCTTTGTGATGGTATTAGTGAAGGTTTGGAGATTGGTGCAAATACAGAAATACTTTCAGCTGAGGGAAAAATCATAACAGCAGGGGGAATTGACTCTCATATTCACTTTATCTCTCCTGGGCAAATTGATGAAGCACTAGCTAGTGGTGTTACTTCTATGCTTGGAGGTGGTACTGGACCAAACACAGGAACAAATGCTACAACTTGTACACCTGGTGAGTGGAATATATCAAAGATGATTCAAAGTGTTGATGATATACCTATGAACTTTGGATTTATGGGAAAAGGAAATAGTTCAAGCTATGAAGCTTTAAAAATGCAAATAGAAGCAGGTGCTATGGGTCTTAAACTTCATGAAGATTGGGGAAGTACTCCAAAGGCTATTGATACATGTCTTAGTGTTGCAGATGATTTTGATATACAAGTTGCAATTCATACAGATACTTTAAATGAGTCAGGTTTTGTGGATAATACAGTTGATAGTTTTAAAAATAGAACTATTCATACTTTCCATAGTGAAGGAGCTGGTGGTGGTCATGCCCCTGATATTATGAAAGTTGCAGGTTTAGCAAATATTTTGCCTTCAAGTACAAACCCAACACTTCCATATACAAAAAATACTATTGAAGAACACCTTGATATGCTTATGGTTTGTCATCACTTAAGCCCTAAAATTCCTGAGGATGTGAGCTTTGCAGAAAGTAGAATTAGAGGTAATACTATCGCAGCTGAGGATGTACTACAAGACTTAGGAGCTATTTCTATTACTAGTTCTGACTCACAAGCTATGGGAAGAGTAGGTGAAGTAGTAATAAGAACTTGGCAAGTTGCTGACTCTATGAAAAAACAAAGAGGAGCTCTTGAGGGTGATGATGAAAAAAGTGATAATGAAAGAATCAAAAGATACATAGCAAAATACACTATAAACCCTGCAATTGCTTGTGGAATTGATGAGTATGTGGGAAGTGTTGAAGTTGGAAAAATGGCTGATTTAGTTTTATGGAATAGGGCATTTTTTGGAGTGAAACCAGAACTTGTACTAAAAGGTGGATTTATAGCTCTTGCTATGATGGGAGATAGTAATGCTTCTATTCCTACACCTGAACCAAATATGTATAGACCTATGTTTGGTAGTCTTGGTAAGGCTAGTGCTAAAACAAGTGCTATTTTTACTTCAAAAGTAGCAAGTGAAAACTTAGCTAGTAAACTTGGAATAAACAAACAAGTTTTAAGTGTAAAAAACACAAGAAATATAGGTAAAAAAGATATGAAACTAAATGATTTCATAGGTGAGGTTGAGGTTGACCCTGAAACTTATGATGTAAGAGTTGATGGAAAACTAATAGAATCAAATTATGTAAGTGAAGTGCCAATGGCTAAGAAATACTTCTTATTTTAA